The Rhodanobacteraceae bacterium genomic sequence GGCGAGGCCCGTCAGGCGGTTGCTGACCTCGAAATCGAGGTCGAGGGCCACCTTGCAGCCCTCGCTGCCGAGCGGCGTGAAGGTCCACACGCCGTGCAGCCAGTCGAACGGGCCATCCACGAATTGCATCCTGATGCTGTGCGGGCGGTCCAGCGTGTTGCGGGTGGAAAAATGCTGGGTCACGCCGGCGAAGCGCAGGTCGAGCCGCGCGACCAGATGCTGGCCGTCGTGCTCCAGCACGTTGGCGCCCAGGCACCACGGGAAGCGCCTCGGGTAAGCTTCCACCTCGTTCACGAGGTCGAACATCTGTTCCGGCGTGAAGCGGACCAGCGCCTGGCGGTGGATCTTCATTTTGCGAAACCGGGCATCCTGCCGCGGTTCGCAAGCAAACGGTCGCAGCGAAGCTGCGTCA encodes the following:
- a CDS encoding Ribosome association toxin RatA, with product MKIHRQALVRFTPEQMFDLVNEVEAYPRRFPWCLGANVLEHDGQHLVARLDLRFAGVTQHFSTRNTLDRPHSIRMQFVDGPFDWLHGVWTFTPLGSEGCKVALDLDFEVSNRLTGLAFRIGFQKLADRMVDDFCAEAKRAYA